Part of the Camelus bactrianus isolate YW-2024 breed Bactrian camel chromosome 6, ASM4877302v1, whole genome shotgun sequence genome, TCAACATGTGCCGCCGGTGTTGCCACCGGTGTTTCCGCCAGGATGCGAAGGACATCAGCTGCATCAAGTTGGATGAAGTGAACGTCCTTGAGTGGACCGTCCAGCACATCTACCTCATGCAGAAACAACGCTAGTTCcttgtatgtaaaataaaa contains:
- the LOC105080027 gene encoding small ribosomal subunit protein uS14-like isoform X2; its protein translation is MGHQQLYWSHPRKFGQGSRSCHVCSNRHGLIRKHGLNMCRRCCHRCFRQDAKDISCIKLDEVNVLEWTVQHIYLMQKQR